The following are encoded together in the Macadamia integrifolia cultivar HAES 741 chromosome 10, SCU_Mint_v3, whole genome shotgun sequence genome:
- the LOC122092231 gene encoding MDIS1-interacting receptor like kinase 2-like — MASFIRFVLEMFVVWVAVSFIFVIPLATIAVASQSSSSAPEAKALLNWKPSVLDYSEFPDSWNSNDASPCKWEGIACNAAGRVTEINLTSDYLNTELGNLNFSSFQYLLRLYLSHNGIMGTIPEDIGMLSKLTHLYLSWNSISGKLPSSLANLTGLLELDVSCNEISGEIPPTIGKLSNLNFLCLSQNRINGSIPPEIGDLKNLNQLDLGGNMLSGSIPTQIGNLRNLKELYLSENECTGSIPIEIGDLGWLTLLDLSNNKLSGSLPAQIGSLRNLSELDLSNNEFTGSIPSQIWNLRNLERLELGSNLLSGSIPTQIGNLRNLKGLQLGSNMISGPIPTEIGNLSNLTELDLSNNVFTGPIPTEIGDLEQLTLLNLLDNMLNGSIPAQIWNLRNLERLELGSNSLSGSIPTQIGNLRNLKWLQLGSNMISGPIPTEIGNLSNLTELDLSNNVFTGPIPTEIGDLEQLTLLYLIDNMLNGSIPAQIWNLRNLETLELGRNSLSGSIPTQIGNLRDLNELDLSGNQFTGSIPMEIGDLEHLTRLCLAHNNLSGLIPTQMGKLHFDSLDLDMSYNDLEGPVPDKIALETPPEMWNNNKGLCSNYWKLPCKSSEKKIEKRLKLKIPIIISLSSIIILVAFVTVIVRFLFKQKSINSITDATRTQKNGDIFSIWNYDGTIAYSDIMEATEEFDIKYCIGTGGYGSVYVAMLPTGKVVAVKKLHRKEAEEKAYENSFTNEIHVLTRIRHRNIVKLYGFCSHPRCNFLVYEYIERGSLAYVLGNEEEALELDWRKRIKVIKGIAHALSYLHHDCTPPLIHRDISSNNVLLDADLEPHVADFGTSRFLNPNSSNRTILAGTYGYIAPELAYTMVVTEKCDVYSFGVLTLETIMGRHPGELISSLSSLPREKDITLEDVLDPRLPPPTQLVARDLTFSMMLGIACLRSNPKSRPSMQYVSLELGNPMNPDCNTSTQVHCG; from the exons ATGGCGTCCTTCATTAGATTTGTATTGGAAATGTTTGTTGTATGGGTGGCTGTTTCATTCATCTTTGTGATCCCCCTTGCAACAATAGCAGTAGCATctcaatcatcatcatcagcaccaGAAGCCAAGGCTCTACTCAACTGGAAGCCCAGTGTCCTCGACTATTCCGAATTTCCCGATTCCTGGAATTCAAATGATGCAAGCCCATGCAAGTGGGAGGGGATAGCTTGCAATGCAGCTGGAAGAGTTACAGAGATTAACTTAACTTCTGACTACCTCAATACTGAACTCGGCAATTTGAATTTTTCCTCTTTCCAATATCTGCTTCGTCTGTATCTTAGTCATAATGGAATTATGGGAACCATCCCAGAAGACATCGGTATGCTTTCCAAACTTACCCATCTTTACCTGTCTTGGAACAGTATTTCAGGCAAGTTGCCTTCTTCACTAGCTAATCTTACCGGTTTACTTGAGTTGGATGTGTCTTGCAATGAAATAAGTGGAGAAATCCCTCCTACCATAGGTAAGTTGAGCAATCTCAACTTCCTCTGCCTCTCTCAAAACAGGATCAATGGCTCAATACCTCCAGAGATAGGAGACCTCAAAAATCTCAATCAGTTGGACCTAGGAGGTAACATGCTTTCTGGTTCAATACCTACACAGATTGGGAATTTGAGAAATCTAAAAGAGTTATACCTTAGTGAAAATGAGTGTACTGGTTCAATCCCTATAGAAATTGGAGATTTGGGATGGCTGACGCTACTTGATCTTTCGAACAACAAGCTAAGTGGTTCATTACCTGCACAGATTGGGAGTTTGAGGAATCTAAGTGAATTAGACCTAAGTAATAATGAGTTTACTGGTTCAATACCTTCACAGATATGGAATTTAAGAAATCTAGAAAGATTGGAACTAGGAAGTAACTTGCTTTCTGGTTCAATACCTACACAGATTGGGAATTTGAGAAATCTAAAAGGGTTGCAACTAGGAAGTAACATGATTTCTGGTCCAATACCTACAGAGATTGGGAATTTGAGTAATCTCACTGAGTTAGACCTAAGTAATAATGTGTTTACTGGTCCAATCCCTACAGAAATTGGAGATTTGGAACAGCTGACGCTGCTTAATCTTTTAGACAATATGCTAAATGGTTCAATACCTGCACAGATATGGAATTTAAGAAATCTAGAAAGGTTGGAACTAGGAAGTAACTCGCTTTCTGGTTCAATACCTACACAGATTGGGAATTTGAGAAATCTAAAATGGTTGCAACTAGGAAGTAACATGATTTCTGGTCCAATACCTACAGAGATTGGGAATTTGAGTAATCTCACTGAGTTAGACCTAAGTAATAATGTGTTTACTGGTCCAATCCCTACAGAAATTGGAGATTTGGAACAGCTGACGCTGCTTTATCTCATAGACAATATGCTAAATGGTTCAATACCTGCACAGATATGGAATTTAAGAAATCTAGAAACGTTGGAACTAGGACGTAACTCGCTTTCTGGTTCAATACCTACACAGATTGGGAATTTGAGAGATCTAAATGAGTTAGACCTAAGTGGAAATCAGTTTACTGGTTCAATTCCGATGGAAATTGGAGATTTAGAACATCTGACGCGACTTTGTCTTGCACACAACAATCTAAGTGGTTTAATCCCTACACAGATGGGGAAACTCCATTTTGATTCCTTGGATTTGGATATGAGCTACAATGATTTGGAGGGTCCTGTTCCTGATAAAATAGCTTTGGAAACTCCACCAGAAATGTGGAATAATAACAAAGGTTTGTGTAGTAATTATTGGAAGCTCCCATGTAAAAGCAGTGAGAAAAAGATTGAGAAAAGGCTTAAACTCAAGATTCCCATTATTATATCTCTTTCTAGCATCATCATACTTGTTGCATTTGTAACTGTTATTGTCCGGTTCCTTTTCAAACAAAAGTCAATAAATTCCATCACTGATGCAACAAGAACACAAAAAAATGGAGATATATTTTCCATATGGAACTACGACGGGACGATTGCATACAGCGACATCATGGAAGCTACAGAAGAATTTGACATCAAATATTGCATTGGCACTGGAGGTTATGGGAGTGTTTACGTAGCAATGCTACCTACAGGAAAAGTAGTAGCTGTGAAAAAGCTTCATCGAAAAGAAGCTGAAGAGAAAGCCTATGAGAATAGCTTTACTAATGAGATACATGTATTAACAAGAATACGGCATCGAAACATTGTGAAGCTTTATGGATTTTGCTCCCATCCAAGGTGTAATTTTTTAGTTTACGAATATATAGAAAGAGGAAGCTTAGCTTATGTTTtgggaaatgaagaagaagctctGGAATTGGATTGGAGGAAACGTATAAAGGTCATCAAAGGGATCGCTCATGCTTTGTCATACTTGCATCATGATTGCACACCACCATTGATTCATCGGGACATATCGAGCAACAATGTCTTGTTGGATGCGGATCTCGAACCTCATGTTGCTGACTTTGGAACTTCTAGATTTCTAAATCCTAATTCATCCAACCGCACTATACTTGCAGGCACATATGGATATATTGCCCCAG aGCTTGCTTATACAATGGTTGTGACGGAAAAATGCGATGTTTATAGCTTTGGGGTATTGACACTAGAGACAATTATGGGAAGGCATCCAGGCGAACTCATCTCTTCCTTATCATCgttgccaagagaaaaagaTATAACACTTGAGGATGTGTTAGATCCACGTCTCCCACCACCAACACAATTGGTAGCACGAGATCTGACTTTCTCAATGATGCTTGGAATTGCATGCTTGCGTAGCAATCCAAAATCTCGTCCATCTATGCAATACGTGTCTCTGGAACTAGGAAATCCTATGAACCCTGATTGCAACACTTCCACACAAGTTCATTGTGGTTAG
- the LOC122092233 gene encoding MDIS1-interacting receptor like kinase 2-like: MEATEEFDIKYCIGTGGYGSVYVAKLPTGKVVAVKKLHRIEVEEKDYEKSFTNKIHVLTRIRHRNIVKFYGFCSHPRCNFLVYEYIARGSLACVLGNEAEAMELDWRKRINVIKGTAYALSYLHHDCTPPINSSGHIEQQRLVGCGS, encoded by the coding sequence ATGGAAGCTACAGAAGAATTTGACATCAAATATTGCATTGGCACTGGAGGTTATGGGAGTGTTTACGTAGCAAAGCTACCTACTGGAAAAGTAGTAGCTGTGAAAAAGCTTCATCGAATAGAAGTTGAAGAGAAAGACTATGAGAAGAGCTTCACTAATAAGATACATGTATTAACAAGAATACGGCATCGAAACATTGTGAAATTTTATGGATTTTGCTCTCATCCAAGGTGTAATTTTTTAGTTTATGAATACATAGCCAGAGGAAGCTTAGCTTGTGTTCTTGGAAATGAAGCAGAAGCTATGGAATTGGATTGGAGGAAGCGTATAAATGTCATCAAAGGGACCGCTTATGCTTTATCTTACTTGCATCATGACTGCACCCCCCCCATTAATTCATCGGGACATATCGAGCAACAGCGTCTTGTTGGATGCGGATCTTGA